The Candidatus Pantoea soli genome window below encodes:
- a CDS encoding CPBP family intramembrane glutamic endopeptidase: MWVMLASALAVLSPARRLAIMLLLCATLAGFFTDTLRWPALLPLAVSALLVWLRVENPARRGLQVMTETALLLTAGGLFLHLWPGFQPLLQVDNMQAGPRSLPFSFAYHFDKALIPFVLLACLPTLFRTRPFPPRHISAWLLLLAAIPLLLYVAVCTGGLAPERHWPAWLGRFMLANLFFVALAEEALFRGYLQQRLRQRLGNLPALLLASLLFGVAHVAGGALLVLFATLAGVIYGLAWHWSGRLWVAAGVHFLFNLTHLLWFTYPALQH; this comes from the coding sequence ATGTGGGTTATGCTGGCCAGCGCCCTGGCGGTGCTCTCCCCGGCCCGACGGCTGGCCATTATGCTGCTGCTGTGCGCGACGCTGGCCGGCTTCTTTACGGATACCCTGCGCTGGCCCGCGCTGCTGCCGCTGGCGGTTAGCGCGCTGCTGGTGTGGCTGCGGGTTGAAAACCCGGCCCGTCGCGGGCTGCAGGTGATGACCGAAACGGCGCTGCTGCTGACTGCCGGCGGCCTGTTTCTCCATCTGTGGCCCGGTTTTCAGCCGCTGCTGCAGGTGGACAATATGCAGGCCGGGCCGCGCAGCCTGCCCTTCAGCTTTGCATACCATTTTGATAAAGCGCTGATTCCCTTCGTGCTGCTGGCGTGCCTGCCCACGCTGTTCCGAACCCGGCCCTTCCCGCCACGCCACATCAGCGCCTGGCTGTTGCTGCTGGCCGCGATACCGCTGCTGCTTTACGTCGCGGTGTGCACAGGAGGACTGGCACCTGAACGTCACTGGCCGGCCTGGCTGGGCCGTTTTATGCTGGCGAACCTGTTTTTTGTTGCGCTGGCAGAGGAAGCGCTGTTCCGCGGCTATCTGCAGCAGCGCCTGCGGCAGCGGCTGGGCAACCTGCCAGCGTTGCTGCTGGCTTCGCTGCTGTTTGGCGTAGCGCATGTCGCGGGCGGGGCATTGCTGGTGCTGTTCGCCACCCTGGCAGGCGTGATATATGGCCTGGCGTGGCACTGGAGCGGACGGCTGTGGGTCGCCGCCGGCGTACATTTCCTGTTTAACCTGACGCATCTGCTGTGGTTTACCTATCCGGCGCTGCAGCACTGA